Sequence from the Leptolyngbya sp. FACHB-261 genome:
TGGATACCTGACATAGGAAACCATTAGAATCAAACGTTACATCAAAGAAATTTAACTAGAAGCATTTCATCGCCGGGTTAACGTTCAGGGTGGACTTCTTGCTAGGCAAGAAGTAGCATGGCCCGTGGAAGCAGCTTAAACGACAGTTGGCAATAAAATGCTCACGCGGGTACCTTCTAGAGTGGAAGACTGGATATCCATTTCGCCATTGTGAGCCTCAACAATTCGCTTGACGATGGCGAGCCCGAGCCCTGTGCCTGAGGATTTCGTCGTGTAGAACGGCTCAGTCAGCCTTGGCAAAACCTCTGGAGGAATCGGTTCACCACCATTGTGGATCTGGATGCAAACTTGCTTGGGAGTGGGGGATATAACCGTGCAAGTGACGGTCTCTCCTGGAGCCACTGCTTCGCAAGCATTGCGCACAGTATTAAGCAAGACTTGCTTGAGCTTGTCTTTGTCACCCAATACCTGGGCTACTGGGCAAGACGAGAACTCCATCTGGCGTCCCAGGGCTTCAGGCATGCTAGAGATTAACTCTTGCACCTCGGCTGCTAAAGCAAAGATATCAACCGGTGAGAGTTGCAAAGTCTGAGGTTTGGCATACAGCAAGATTTCACTCAGCAGACGCTCCAAGCGAGTGGCTTCGCCCAATGCCAGAGCCAGCCGCTCCTGGAATGGTGGCGACAGGACGAGTTTTTTGAAGGATCTGAGCCCCATGAGCACCGTAGTTAAGGGATTACGTAACTCGTGCACGATGGTCGTGGCGAACTCACCGATGGCAGCCAGCCGTTCCTGCTCAACCAGTTTTTCTTGGGCAGCATGGAGTTCTGTAGTGCGTAGTGCGACCTCGGCCTCCAAGGTTTCATTGAATTGCAGCTGACGCTGGTAAAGACGGTAGTTATCTAGCGCGGTGGCTGCCCGTTCTGCAAATAGTTCAACGATGCGGATTTCTGTTTCGGTATAGAAACGTGGCTCTTGGTGAAAAGAACAGACAGTCCCGATGACTTCGCCAGTGGGCGTGTATAACGGTACCCCTAAGT
This genomic interval carries:
- a CDS encoding GAF domain-containing sensor histidine kinase is translated as MTDGADMESLNPEQWQQAQQALAVLASLSYRTGELSDYLQEIACGVSSLINIHWSIVTLCQDGFETVLASSIDISDRAQVYALHGRLTGTVVKTGRTLAVEDAQAHPEYGQAPEGYRSYLGVPLYTPTGEVIGTVCSFHQEPRFYTETEIRIVELFAERAATALDNYRLYQRQLQFNETLEAEVALRTTELHAAQEKLVEQERLAAIGEFATTIVHELRNPLTTVLMGLRSFKKLVLSPPFQERLALALGEATRLERLLSEILLYAKPQTLQLSPVDIFALAAEVQELISSMPEALGRQMEFSSCPVAQVLGDKDKLKQVLLNTVRNACEAVAPGETVTCTVISPTPKQVCIQIHNGGEPIPPEVLPRLTEPFYTTKSSGTGLGLAIVKRIVEAHNGEMDIQSSTLEGTRVSILLPTVV